The sequence gcacgCCCAGCCTGCACACACCAGCACACCTGTGCCACATAGACACCATGTACACACCTGTGTACGGCCTGGGGCAATGCACAGGTGCCCACAAGCACGAGACCTGGTGGCACACAGAGCCTGTGCACACCAACATGTGCACACCAATGCATGCACACCAACATGTGCACACAGAGCCTGTGCACACCAACATGTGCACACCAATGCATGCACATTAACATGTGCACACAGAGCCTGTGCACACCAACATGTGCACACCAATGCATGCACATTAACATGTGCGTACCAACACACGCACACCAACACAtgaacacagagctgtgcacacCAATGTGTGCAGTGTCATACACATCAACACAGGCACGTCCCACACAGGGCCATGCTCAcacctgcagagcctgtgcatacccacaagcacagagctgtgcacagaCCCACTCACACCCAAGAATGTGCAATTCCACACATGTGCACACATCACGTGTGCACATCAGCACATCCATgtgcacagtgctgtgctcaCCAGCACACCTTGATACTGTGCAAAGCAGGGTGTATACACTCACTTCTGGGCACACCAGAAAACACAACATGCATGCAACCATGCACACTGACACACGTGTGGCACAGAGTCACACACACCCTGGCACACACTGCACAGAGTCACACACACTGGCATAGAGTCACACACCCTGGCACACACATGtgcacagtgacacacacattGGCACACACGTGCACAGTCACACACTGGCACACATGTGCACAGTCACACACACTGGCACACGTGGGCACAGCGctcccccagagccctcccGGCCCCGACCCCCCGTGGGTCCCTATTCGTGGCGCGGGTGCCACCGCAGCCCGCGCAGGCCCCAGCAGGCGGCCAGGAGCCGGGGCTGGTGGTACAGCACCATCCCCGCCAGCGTCAGCGCCACGCCGGCGTAGCCCAGCGCGCCCAGCCGCGTGCCGAACAGCAGCCACGACAGCAGCAGGTTGCCCACCACGGTGAGGCTGCCCAGGAGGTGCAGCGTGAGGGCAGACgtgagggacaggaggcaggagGTGGCCAGGTTGTAGAGGACGGAGCCCAGGCAGCTGAGCAGGACGCAGCCCCAGAGCGCGGCGTCGGGGCGAAGGACGCCCTGCCACGAGGGGCCCAGCTCCAGCGCCACGGCCGCCCCGAACAGCAGCACGAAGCTGGGCAGGGACGTcaggcccagcagggacagcgcGTCCAGACggtcctcctgcagcagcacacctggggggacagggggacggACGGTCAGTGGGACATCCCATGGGAACAGCCAcccactgcagggacacccagcaccCACGGGAGACAGAGCAGTAAAGAGATCCCAAATGTcactgggaaggggaaaatgaaggggGGCAGTTCCTTCcgtgggctgggggtgccctggTTTGGGCAGGTCCCAGTTTAGAGGTTCCCTGGTTTGGATGTGTCTCTGTTCAGGAGTCCTTCATTTCTGGGATTCCTTGGTTTAGGGGGTGTCCCACTCTGGGGATGCCGTGATTCCGAGGGTGTCTGCTTTCACGGGTGCCTGTGTTTGGGAGGGTTGGACAGGGCAGCTTTCCCAGCCCGTTTCAGAGCatttgtccccatgtccccccctcCAGGTCATCCgaggacagtggggacagcaggcacagcatggccagctgcaACACACAGACATGCCCTTACGCTCCCCAGGGCCACTGTCCATGTCCCACCAGGGGTGAAAGGGTGACAGGGCAGTGGCACAATGACCAGTGGTGTCCCTTGGGGGGGCCACAGCACCCCACTACAGCCATGGAGCCCttggggtgggcacagggccCCATGCCAGAGCCTGTCCCCACGGTGCCCCGAGTCACAGGCTCAGAGGAAATGCTCCCTTCCCAGCCAGAACCATCCCAGCTGGCTCCTCACTGCCACGTGCCAAGGACACCATGGCCCAGGTGGCACCGTGGCCACCCTGGGAAGGGGGGACTCGCAGGGGGTCAAGCAGCCCACGGGGATGGGACAGGCTGGGTGACCCTGAGCCAAGCTAGGGCACTTCCACCCCCCATGGCCCAaggacaccacagggacacTAATGGTGTCACCACTGACAAACTAGAGTCACGTCACCTCAGGGCAGGGCCACAAACACTACACAGCCCTGACAGGGGCAagggtggctctggggtgcCACTGGGGCTGGGGTGATACAAAGGTGGCACCAAGGGCAACAGGGACAGCAGGTGGCACCGGGACTGGGGTGAAACTGGGAGCCAGAGTGCCACCACGGTTGCGTCACACTGTGGCCACGGTCAAAGCCCAAAGGAGGCATTAGGGTAACACCAGTGATAGGGTGGGGTGGCATTGGGGCTGGGATGACACCAGGGTGCACAGAGGGTGGCAGGACGAGCAGGGAGAACCCCCAGCACCAGGGGTGGCACCGAGGTGACACCAGCACCCCCGCGCCCCAGGGGTGGACatgcaggacagggacaggtggcaCTTACTCTGCTGGATGGACTTGAGGGCGCGGAGCACGGTGGCGGCCAGGAGGAAGCCGCAGCCgggctgggagaagcagagcCCGCCGGCGATGCTGCAGGCGGCCCCGGCGCACACCGGCCCCATGGCCCAGAACTGCAGCGGGTGCGGCCGCCggccccccagcagccccagcagcagcgtCACCAGCGGCGTGGTGGTGGCCACGGCCTGGGCCACGTCCAGCTGCACGTAGCTCAGGCCCAGGTTGCCCAGGGCCACGCTGGTGCAGAAGGTGAGGCTGAGCAGGTAGATCCtggcgcggggccgggggcccGGTGCCCGCGCCCAGCCCAGCGGGTACCCCACGGCCACGCCGGACAGCATGTGCAGCGCCGAGAGCAGCAGCGGGTAGCGGAACCCGTGCGCCGCGAAGATCCACTTGTTGAGGCCGGCCATGGTGGTGCCGGTGCCCAGCCAGGCCAGCACGCTCAGGGTCAGCGGCAGCGCCGGCCCCGGCGGCCGCCCCCCGTGCGCCTGCCCCGGGTCGGGCTTCCAGGGCCGCACGGtgcccgcgcccgccgcgctcATCGCGGCTTCATCGCCCCGCCGCGACCGCGGGCACATGGGCaccggctccgccgcctccggCCGCCCCTCGCCGCTCTGCCCCGTCCTCCCGGAGCCCCGCGATGGCTGCCGGTGACAGCGGCGCTGGCGCGGTGGTGgccgcgctgtccccgctccccgcggcggcggccgcgctgtccccgctgcccGGGTGGCGCTGCCCCGGCCGGGGGTGCTGGCGGGGCTCAGCGCCGGGCTGGCGGTGCCATGTgccgggaggcggcggcgcggccggggcAGGCGGAAAGTTTGGTGATGGCGGGAGCGGAGGGCGGAGGCTCCGCCCTGCGAGGGCAGCGCGTCACTGCCGGGCGGGCGGGGCACGGCGGGCACGGGCACcggggcacagccagcaccgCCCGCCAGGCACCCGGCCCTCAGCGCCCTCCGCGGCGACAGCGGAGCCGCCTCCaagccccgcccggcccccggCCCCATCGCCCCCGACCCCGACCCGCCGCTgtcccagggattttgggggccgGGTTAAACGCCCGGGGGAGTCACAGATGTGCAGATTTGGGGGTGCCCCTCGGGCACTGCGGTGCCCgagccctgggacagtgggggCTCAGTAACCCCCGGGGGGTTACAGAGGAGGAGGATCCAGCTTGCTGAGGATGAACAGCGCTGACGCGGGCTCCCCAAATTTTTGGCCGTCCCAAAAATGCTTGGGACATCCCAAAAACGGCTGCTCCCAGCGGCCGCCTGCCCCATTCTCGAGTGCAACCAGgactggaggagctgctggttttggtgctcctgtcccactgcacCTGTAGGACACAGAGCATGGTGTGTGTCCCCTCCTCCCGCCCCTGGCAGATTTGGGGTGCTGGCCCACAGAAAGCAGGAGGCAGGGAGCCGGCAGGTCCTGTGCCCACAGTGGGGGTTTCATTGCCATCACCCCCCACCCTCTACCACTCGCTGAGGCGCAGGATGAGGGTCGCCCCATCCGGGGGTCTGTACTCGGCGATACCTGTGGGGAGAGGGACAACAGTCTGGGGTGAGACAGCAGccatggggctgtgggggacccctgccacctccccagggacccccacccACCACTCACCCATCTGCAGGGGGGTGTTGGGCGCAGACAGGATCTGCCAGTAGTTCCGCTTCTCCTGCCgggcctccagccccagcacctgggTCAGGAAGGGGCCCTGGGGGGTGTCCTGGGTGTGGAACCTGGGAGGGGGGGACAGTGGGATCAGGGGGGCGAGGCTGCAGCCTCGGCACTGCTGGgggggcacagagctgctccaagggagCTGTGAGCTGGGAACCAGAGTGAGCCCGGCACAGGGCACAGGTGCAGGACACGTGGCCACCACAGCCCCACACACCTGAATTCACGGGGGTCCAGCACCGCAGCTGCCCGGAGCACGTCCAggagggaggcggcggcgggcacGGGCACCAGGCGGTCGTAGAGCTGGAGGTCATAGcaccagggcaggggacactCCACCACCAGCTGCACCATCTTGTTCCCCGGCACCTCAGGCAAAGGCTCCATGTCCAGGGGTGTCAGCGTGTCTGCGAGAAGCCACCACGGCACTGGAGACACGCAGCCACCCCTGTGGTGACACCAGCGCTGACCACAATCCCGCTAGCCCAGCTCCTACCTGGCTCCTCCCCGCAGTGCCAGGAGGCGATGTCCAGGTAGGAGTGGCCGTGCAGCACCGGCAGCACCTGGGCCATGGTGGCAGCGGTGCCGAAGGCTTCCAGGTTCTCCAGCAGTGCAGCCATGGCCTGGCCGAACGCCGGCTCCGTCTGGCACTCGCCTGTGGCCAGgaacacctgggacagggagggacgGAGGTGGTGGGAAGAGGGGGGAGGGTTGGGTACGTGGGCACTGCACTGCTGAGCATCacctgccccacagcagctgcatctgCTGGGGCACCCGCATCTGCATCTGCACCCACACCCACATCTGCACCCACACCCACATCTGCACCCACATCTGCATCTGCACCCACACCCAGATCTGCAGACCCACTTCCCCCCATGCCCATTCCCCATACCAGCCCAGATGTCCCCTCAGGTGACACCCACCTGCAGGGCCCACGGGGTGCTGTAGATGTT comes from Molothrus aeneus isolate 106 chromosome 18, BPBGC_Maene_1.0, whole genome shotgun sequence and encodes:
- the SLC35E4 gene encoding solute carrier family 35 member E4; this encodes MCPRSRRGDEAAMSAAGAGTVRPWKPDPGQAHGGRPPGPALPLTLSVLAWLGTGTTMAGLNKWIFAAHGFRYPLLLSALHMLSGVAVGYPLGWARAPGPRPRARIYLLSLTFCTSVALGNLGLSYVQLDVAQAVATTTPLVTLLLGLLGGRRPHPLQFWAMGPVCAGAACSIAGGLCFSQPGCGFLLAATVLRALKSIQQSVLLQEDRLDALSLLGLTSLPSFVLLFGAAVALELGPSWQGVLRPDAALWGCVLLSCLGSVLYNLATSCLLSLTSALTLHLLGSLTVVGNLLLSWLLFGTRLGALGYAGVALTLAGMVLYHQPRLLAACWGLRGLRWHPRHE